The window CGTTCGGCTGAAGAAAGAATTGTCCACAAGAACGATGAGCGCCGACGTCTGGTCTCAAGGCTGCGAACGCCTGGCGACCGAACTGCCCGAGCAGCAGTTCAACACCTGGATCCGTCCTCTCCCCGCGGCCGAACTCGTCGATCGCGGCGATACGGCCGTGGCCACGCTGCGGGTTCCCAACCGCTTCAAGCTCGACTGGATCCGCAATCAGTACGCCGCGCGCATCGAATCGGTGTTGAGCGACCTGGCGGGCAAGCCGGTGCGTCTGGACCTGCAGCTCGCCGCACGCGAGGCGCCGCCGCGGCCTTCATCGGATGCGCCGCGCAGCAACGGCCATCCGCAGGCCGCCGGCCAGTGGCTCGGTGCCCCCTCGTCGTCGAACGCAGGGGCCTACACACAGGCCAGCGCGCCGACGCCGACGCACCGGCTCAACACCGCCCTGACCTTCGACACCCTGGTGCCGGGACGCGCCAACCAGATGGCGCGCACCGCCGCGCTGCACGTGGCCGGCGCGCCGGGGGTCATGTACAACCCGCTGTTCATCTACGGCGGCGTGGGCCTGGGCAAGACCCACCTGATCCACGCCGTGGGCAACGCGCTGCTGCGCGACAAGCCCGACGCGCGCATCCTCTACCTGCACGCCGAGCAGTTCATCACCGACGTGGTGAAGAACTACCAGCGCAAGACCTTCGACGAGCTCAAGGCCAAGTACCACTCGCTCGACCTGCTGCTGATCGACGACGTGCAGTTCTTCGCCGGCAAGGAGCGCACCCAGGAGGAGTTCTTCAACGCCTTCGAGGCGCTGCTGGCCAAGCGCGCGCACATCATCATGACCAGCGACACCTACCCCAAGGGGCTGGCCGACATCGACGAGCGCCTCACCTCGCGCTTCGATGCCGGACTCACAGTGGCGATCGAGCCGCCCGAGCTGGAAATGCGCGTCGCGATCCTGATGAAGAAGTCCGACGTCGAAGGCACGCCGATGCCCGAGGACGTGGCCTTCTTCGTCGCCAAGAACGTGCGCGCCAACGTGCGCGAGCTCGAGGGCGCGCTGCGCAAGGTGCTGGCCTATGCACGCTTCAGCCAGAAGGACATCAACATCGCGCTGGCCCGCGAGGCACTGAAGGACCTGCTGTCGATCCAGAACCGCCAGGTCGGCGTGGAGAACATCCAGAAGACGGTGGCCGACTTCTACAAGATCAAGGTCGCCGACATGTACTCCAAGAAGCGTCCCGCCAGCATCGCCCGGCCACGCCAGATCGCCATGTACCTCGCCAAGGAACTGACGCAGAAGAGCCTGCCCGAGATCGGCGAGCTGTTCGGTGGTCGTGACCACACCACCGTGCTGCATGCGGTGCGCAAGATCGGCGGCGAGCGCGGCAAGAACACCGAACTGAACCAGCAGCTCCACGTGCTGGAACAGACCCTCAAGGGCTGAAGCATGCGCATGCCGAGGCCGTCAAGTGACAAAGCTGGGGACAACTCCGGAACAAGCAGAGAGTCATCCACAGCCCGAGCCAGGCCACCAGAGTTGTTGTGGTCGGCTCCCGCGCAAACCGAGCCACGACCCACAGGGTTGAAGCCCAGCTAAGTGATTGCCGGAACAAGCGAAAATGGCCTTGTCCACACGAAGTGCCGGCCCCTACTAAAACGACTACCTGAAGAGGTTTAAATGATTGTCTTGAAGAGCCCGCAGGAAAAATTTCTGGGTGCACTGCAAGCCGTCGCCGGCATCGTCGAACGGCGTCATACCTTGCCGGTGCTGGCCAACGTGCTGATGCGCAAGACCGGCAACGCGATCGAATTCACCACCAGCGATCTCGAGATCCAGGTCCGCACCCAGGCCGAGTTCGACGGCGACGCCGGCAACTTCAGCACCACGGTCGGAGCGCGCAAGCTGATCGACATCTTGCGCACCCTGCCGGCCGACCAGAACGTGACGCTCAGCAGCGCGCAGAACAAGCTCACGCTCACCGGCGGCAAGAGTCGCTTCACGCTGCAGACGCTGCCGGCGGAAGACTTCCCGCTGGTGCAGGAGGCAGCTGATTTCGGCCCGGCCTTCAGCGTGCCGCAGAAGAGCCTGAAGGCGCTGATCGCCCAGGTGCACTTCGCGATGGCGGTGCACGACATCCGCTACTACCTCAACGGCATCCTGTTCGTCGCCGAGGGCAAGAGTCTCACGCTGGTGGCCACCGACGGCCACCGCCTGGCGCTGGCCCAGGCCACGCTCGATGTGGAGATGCCCAAGCAGGAAGTCATCCTGCCGCGCAAGACCGTGCTGGAGCTGCAGCGCCTGCTGAAGGACGAAGACACCGCCATCGAGATGCGCTTCGCCGGCAACCAGGCCAAGTTCGCGTTCTCGGGCATGGAGTTCGTGACCAAGCTGGTCGAGGGCAAGTTCCCCGACTACAACCGCGTGATCCCCAAGAACCACAAGAACCACGTGACGCTGGGCCGTGCGCCGCTGCTGGCCAGCCTGCAGCGCGCCGCCATCCTGACCAGCGAGAAGTTCAAGGGCGTGCGCCTGAACTTCGACCCCGGCACGCTGCGCATCGCCTCCAGCAACGCCGAGCAGGAAGAGGCCAAGGAAGAGCTCGAGATCGACTACGGCGGCGACGCCATCGAGATCGGCTTCAACGTCACCTACCTGATGGACGTGCTGGCCAACATGGGCCAAGAGATGGTCACCTTGTCGCTGCAGGATTCCAACAGCTCGGCTCTCGTCACCGTGCCCGAGCAAGGCGGCTTCAAGTACGTGGTGATGCCGATGCGGATCTAGCCCGCAACCCAGCCGACACCAGCACAGCGGGCCGCGAGCCCGCTGCAGCGTTTTTGAAGGGGCCGGTCCACCGGCCCCGTGATGGAAAAGAGCCCCCATGAGCGACCCCAAGACCCCGCAACACGACGCCCAGAGCGGCGTCACGCAGCAACCCGTGCCGTCGGCGGAAGGCCATGCCATCTCCGTGGGTTCGGACGCGTCGGTGGCCTATGGAGAGGGCTCCATCCAGATCCTGGAAGGCCTGGAGGCGGTTCGCAAGCGGCCCGGCATGTACATCGGCGACACGTCCGACGGCACCGGCCTGCACCACCTCGTGTTCGAGGTGGTCGACAACTCCATCGACGAAGCCCTGGCCGGCCACTGCGACGACATCGTGGTGACCATCCACTCCGACAACTCCATCAGCGTCACCGACAACGGCCGCGGCATCCCCACCGGCGTGAAGATGGACGACAAGCACGAGCCCAAGCGCAGTGCCGCGGAGATCGCGCTGACCGAGCTGCACGCTGGCGGCAAGTTCAACCAGAACAGCTACAAGGTCTCGGGCGGGCTGCACGGCGTGGGTGTGAGTTGCGTCAACGCGCTCTCGAAGTGGTTGCGCCTCACCGTACGCCGCGAAGGCAAGGTGCACCTCATGGAGTTCCGGCGCGGATTCCCGCAGGACCGTGTGCTGGAGATGCGCAACGGCTTCGAGGTCTCGCCGATGGCCATCGTGGGCGACACCGAGAAGCGCGGCACCGAAGT is drawn from Methylibium petroleiphilum PM1 and contains these coding sequences:
- the dnaA gene encoding chromosomal replication initiator protein DnaA, yielding MSADVWSQGCERLATELPEQQFNTWIRPLPAAELVDRGDTAVATLRVPNRFKLDWIRNQYAARIESVLSDLAGKPVRLDLQLAAREAPPRPSSDAPRSNGHPQAAGQWLGAPSSSNAGAYTQASAPTPTHRLNTALTFDTLVPGRANQMARTAALHVAGAPGVMYNPLFIYGGVGLGKTHLIHAVGNALLRDKPDARILYLHAEQFITDVVKNYQRKTFDELKAKYHSLDLLLIDDVQFFAGKERTQEEFFNAFEALLAKRAHIIMTSDTYPKGLADIDERLTSRFDAGLTVAIEPPELEMRVAILMKKSDVEGTPMPEDVAFFVAKNVRANVRELEGALRKVLAYARFSQKDINIALAREALKDLLSIQNRQVGVENIQKTVADFYKIKVADMYSKKRPASIARPRQIAMYLAKELTQKSLPEIGELFGGRDHTTVLHAVRKIGGERGKNTELNQQLHVLEQTLKG
- the dnaN gene encoding DNA polymerase III subunit beta produces the protein MIVLKSPQEKFLGALQAVAGIVERRHTLPVLANVLMRKTGNAIEFTTSDLEIQVRTQAEFDGDAGNFSTTVGARKLIDILRTLPADQNVTLSSAQNKLTLTGGKSRFTLQTLPAEDFPLVQEAADFGPAFSVPQKSLKALIAQVHFAMAVHDIRYYLNGILFVAEGKSLTLVATDGHRLALAQATLDVEMPKQEVILPRKTVLELQRLLKDEDTAIEMRFAGNQAKFAFSGMEFVTKLVEGKFPDYNRVIPKNHKNHVTLGRAPLLASLQRAAILTSEKFKGVRLNFDPGTLRIASSNAEQEEAKEELEIDYGGDAIEIGFNVTYLMDVLANMGQEMVTLSLQDSNSSALVTVPEQGGFKYVVMPMRI